The sequence below is a genomic window from Harmonia axyridis chromosome 1, icHarAxyr1.1, whole genome shotgun sequence.
GTATTTTGCTTAACCTTTAAATTAaacaattcaagaaaatatagaaaaagaagggggaagtaaaaaaaaagttataaatggTTGGAAGGAAAActaagaattcaaaatattcatttggTAACGATATACGATACGATTTTATTTGACCGATTGAACCATAATCAATTGACGAGTATTAGCTGTGAATAATGAGTTTTATAAGCGAATTATCCCAGTCCAAAGAATACTTGAGCTTCAGAAGTAGTGTACCTTTAAAAGTTATAGTTGTAGATAGTGATGACAAAAAGGTTAGCGGATCTTGTTCAtattatatatatgtatttcaaCTTCAACTTGTGACTTTAAGGGATGGAAAGTTTTCGATTGTGgaccaaaaacaataaaatgtcCACTTGTTTGTCTACCTCCAGTATCAGGATCAGCTGATATATATTTTAAACAAGCATTAAGTTTATCAGCCAAAGGAATACGCGTTATATCTGTGGAAGCTCCTGTTTATTGGAATGTAAGAGATTGGTGTGAAGGTTTTAGAAAACTTTTGGATCATTTATGTCTCGATAAAGTTCATATTTTTGGTGCCTCAttaggtaatgagaaaattgTACTTTAATTTTTGGTAAACCCAATTTTTCAATCATACTTAAGTGCCTACAACAACAATTATTCCATaagaaataacagaaaatattaaaatattgttattgtttttatcTCAAtttaaaacattcaaaatcaGAATATGCTATTTCACTGATAGAATATAAATTTTCAGGTGGATATTTGGCTCAAAAATTTGCTGAATATTCTTATTTAAATTCAAGAGTGGCATCTTTAATTTTATGTAATACATTCAATGATACTTCCATTTTCAACTCTCATGAATCGGCTGCTTTATATTGGCTATTACCAGCACTGGTACTTAAAAGACTGATTGTTGGCAATTTCAAACCTGATAAAGTAGACTTTAATATTTTGGAAGCTGCAGAATTCATGGCAGAAAaggtaaaaattaatttttatttacccGTTTTAAATAAGCAGGCTCCTTGATGAAAACACCTGAGCCAAAACTAGGAACATGCAGTCggtttttgatttcttttcgAAATACATATTCTTTTGTATTGGTTCTAGTTGTGAGTTCTTAtcttataatttcaaattctttATCAACTTTTTTTGGGATTCAAAGTTAATTCTAGTACAATAATAGGACAAACATTGcattgttattattcatttctaGAATCAgatgaactttatttgaaaTCACTAAATCATACTTATGTTCTGCCAGTTGAATTTGATAAAGTGCACTATTCCATATTTACGTTTTATTTGTTAGGCCATAAACATGGTAACTTTCGAATGGAGAGACctagaattattaaattttcagggtaggttcggatttCCAATGTCCCAGTTAAGTTTGTTGATGGCATAATCCGACTAGAGGTTCAGAAATATGgctgttgaaaattttgttttcctgttaatttcaaaactccaTATTTGATCGGTATGAAATATTGTGGTTTTAGGAATATTGCATttagatgtgaaataacaatttcaagttcaaTGCCGAATATGTTCACCGAAACCAGAGAAAACTagtgaagaaaattgaaaaaaaaatttggttacctataaactgatggaattcagattttgaaagTTTATAATTATGTCTTTTgggaagaaaattttttttttgaaaaactattcACTTAGAAATGGAACAATAGTGACACGATTTAGCTAAATTGATAATGTCACATGTATTTATAAAATTCCTTATCTAAAATGACTGTGTCGTGATTGCAGGTGGAATTCTGCACTATCATCAAAAAGTAATAcagttatataaataaattgtttcagaatataaagTTCAGACTAATATCAAATACCATTTTCAAGCTTTGTGCGAAaattcaagctgatcacatgaGCAGAACCGTAGATatgcaagaagaatattggagaagaaatacccaatatttccatgacaACATATCTGATGGGGTTGAGATTTCGCATGtagagaaaatttcaagtttcatgcATAATTTCGTCGtcaaaattatagaaaatcCAAGTCAAGAGGTTTAGAGttcttgttcattcatgcgccaattgcacccttggatatACCTACATATATACAGTGGTATAAGATAGTATAAGGATTATACTATGGTAGTACCCAACCAATTGGTGTATTAATGAAAGacaagaaaaatttttatgtCGAGTTTACGGTGCGAAGATGTTTGAGATTAGTAAATTTGACTAAAAAATTCATTagtgaaattcatttgaataaaaaaaattatttctctatttcagtatagtaatgtgttcattacagttctaaaaacagtgcaaATGAACTTatcacagcattgttttcagttatatttttcgttttgtggttgtctacacagaatTCCAatactatcaaaattcaacacacgttaagagcacgttcacatgacGAGCGGTCTACGCGCCTTTGAATGAGCGGtggataattggataccgttcacatggaacGCGGTTGCCAAGCGGTGACCGCTCGTTGCCGTAACggcccgtattcagtttgaattctacattttaatttaaatctggattcagtatcagattcaggtgaaaattaaacttttttaagttttgataggtaattatagatcgaatagtttctattattcatcaattaaaactgatcctacttaaatcatcttcgaatttgccgatgacatcgtcctaataagtagcaacatgcaggaattgagcgagatgttaaaacaacttattgatgctctgaaaaaagtcggtttgaaaattaatgtttcaaaGACCAAACTTATCAATAACATCACAGAACACATAAACATTGACGgcacacaacttgaaaatgtagaagaatatataatatataatcaataagaatcggcaaagaaaatcaaacagcagagataaaaagaagaatcaggctaacttggatggcttttggaaagatgaaatatatattcaggaataacgacatctcaataaaccttaaaaggaaagttttcgatgcctgcatattaccggtagcgacatatggcctggaaactatggcaataactaaaaagaccgcaaaccagctgagggtgatgcagagagcgatggaaaggactatgctcaatgtctgtcttagagacagaaaaaggaatgaagaaatccgacaaagaactagagtagtagatattatagcgcgtgttgcagaattgaagtggcagtgggcaggacacgtggctcgacaggaaaaataaatgtaaattaaattcaacacaaacagcagctagaatacagttgtttaaagtttttcaatagactgcctaatgaaatcaaagaaataaataattataaaccatttaagaatataatatttaatttcttgttgaataattataattagaaccatatacttagtatagtagatttctgctgttaagtggtaggtgaatgttattttgatactatttatcttcatttgtatttgttctacgtgtatctcacgatttctaaataaatagctattatcatttttatgtggtcacataataaatattttttcttcattagcatctccttcacaggatatgatgacgagttcttcccaagcccgtctccttgagtttttatctgaatatacactacttgtcatgtcgcatattacaggaaaattctcaatttcatctatgaataatttaggagcgtccggttccattttgaaatatttctgaccgaacggatcgaaggaaaatacgtaaatacgtctctggcCTCTATCAGCTCGTGCAAGCGCGCTCATCTGAACGGATACATCagaaacctatgatctcaaaccgcgagccaacgcgcggttactattcatgtacttgtaaacgcgcggtttcaaaccgcgcgtaaaccgctcgtcatgtgaacgggctctaagtgtaattataatataatttggattaagtgaaatgatttgctacattATTCGCAGTTTCTCTTAATTCTtttggtgttgaatcgattttgtCCGAcacaattcacgaatttaatgcgtaattataaatttatttcaaaattcgaaacgtacggtttaaattcaaattccgtaatctgtcaattatcgtagcagtcacaccaactgccaagatacaatacaaaagtcactaggatgtataatctgaaactcgctccttcgtcgctcgttttcgaatttcgcattcttg
It includes:
- the LOC123676459 gene encoding maspardin-like, whose protein sequence is MSFISELSQSKEYLSFRSSVPLKVIVVDSDDKKGWKVFDCGPKTIKCPLVCLPPVSGSADIYFKQALSLSAKGIRVISVEAPVYWNVRDWCEGFRKLLDHLCLDKVHIFGASLGGYLAQKFAEYSYLNSRVASLILCNTFNDTSIFNSHESAALYWLLPALVLKRLIVGNFKPDKVDFNILEAAEFMAEKLECLSQIELASRLTLNCLKGYVEAHKLRDIPVTIIDVFDEYALSSAVREELYKCYPEAKIANLKSGGNFPYLSRCQEVNLYIQIHLRQFDGNDLSPSNIPLLNRC